The Canis aureus isolate CA01 chromosome 11, VMU_Caureus_v.1.0, whole genome shotgun sequence genome has a segment encoding these proteins:
- the LOC144324065 gene encoding uncharacterized protein LOC144324065: MIREPQGPCMQSWKIGQRLALVLSKMPFGFQLWPSYFVIFGRGKGRTMISEFNKGDQESALKIKLVGKKIDCTRDLGATGSAWSGTVIHSTHATRNRIQPPGPSDGICSHAMTQETFQSSVGPAWPSPTRVPAPFPTPRDPETKLHSESAKRWRDQR, encoded by the exons ATGATCAGGGAGCCCCAAG GCCCCTGTATGCAGTCCTGGAAGATAGGACAGAGATTGGCATTGGTATTGAGTAAGATGCCCTTTGGATTCCAACTATGGCCTAGTTATTTTGTGATCtttgggagagggaaaggaagaacgATGATTTCAGAATTTAACAAAGGTGACCaagaaagtgctttgaaaatcaAGCTGGTGGGGAAAAAGATCGATTGCACTAGAGACCTCGGGGCCACAGG GTCGGCCTGGTCAGGGACCGTCATCCATTCCACACATGCTACGAGGAACAGAATTCAACCACCTGGGCCATCTGATGGCATATGCAGCCATGCAATGACACAGGAAACCTTCCAGAGTTCTGTTGGCCCTGCCTGGCCTAGCCCCACCCGAGTTCCAGCCCCATTCCCAACCCCACG TGACCCAGAGACCAAGCTTCACTCAGAATCTGCAAAGAGATGGAGGGATCAGAG ATGA